The Puntigrus tetrazona isolate hp1 chromosome 3, ASM1883169v1, whole genome shotgun sequence genome contains a region encoding:
- the LOC122341692 gene encoding 2',3'-cyclic-nucleotide 3'-phosphodiesterase has product MEAEQNQEVPEAVAETQEVTVQQEEKPEPKSDEVAPSEPADPQKVSPEPEKTAETAHPAEESAEKEKATDSEAPEKSPEETPEPEQQKSEEPQVQVNSEPEKQEEEAVKEVEPKKEEEPAKEAESKPTAENEAKPGESDKGEETKTEGEEDKVQPEADGVQAEPTKEAETKQKEPEVPLFFGWFLLPEEEERIKCATMDFLKTLDTLEAFKEHISEFTGEAEKEVDLEQYFQNPLQLHCTTMFCDYGKAEGAKEYAELQVVKESLSKSYELSVTALLVTPRTFGARVALTEAQLKLWPEGADKEGVPPALLPSVEALPAGSRAHVTLGCSAGVEAVQTGLDLLEILALQKEGKEGTQVEMDLGTLTYLSEGRWFLALREPITADTTFTSFSDDKPTSDQGKKDGEKKKKKCTIL; this is encoded by the exons ATGGAAGCTGAACAGAATCAGGAAGTTCCAGAGGCTGTCGCTGAGACACAGGAAGTGACAGTGCAGCAAGAGGAGAAACCAGAGCCTAAGTCTGACGAGGTGGCACCTTCAGAGCCTGCAGATCCTCAGAAAGTGTCCCCTGAACCCGAGAAGACCGCAGAGACGGCGCATCCTGCTGAGGAATCGGCAGAAAAGGAGAAAGCGACTGACTCTGAAGCACCGGAAAAATCTCCTGAGGAAACCCCTGAGCCAGAACAGCAGAAGTCTGAGGAGCCACAGGTTCAAGTGAACTCTGAGCCTGAGAAGCAGGAGGAAGAAGCTGTGAAGGAGGTGGAGCCTAAGAAAGAGGAGGAGCCTGCCAAAGAGGCGGAGTCCAAACCCACTGCTGAGAACGAAGCCAAGCCCGGAGAATCTGATAAAGGTGAGGAGACAAAGACGGAAGGAGAAGAGGATAAGGTGCAACCAGAAGCTGATGGAGTTCAAGCTGAGCCCACAAAAGAGGCAGAGACCAAGCAGAAAGAGCCAGAGGTGCCTTTGTTCTTTGGCTGGTTCCTGCTTCCAGAGGAAGAGGAACGGATTAAGTGTGCGACCATGGACTTTCTCAAGACGCTGGACACTTTGGAGGCCTTCAAAGAACACATCAGTGAAT tTACTGGTGAGGCGGAGAAAGAAGTGGATCTAGAGCAGTATTTCCAGAACCCATTGCAACTTCATTGCACTACAATGTTCTGTGATTACGGGAAAGCAGAGGGAGCAAAAGAATATGCAGAGCTACAG GTGGTCAAGGAATCCCTTTCCAAATCTTATGAGCTTTCCGTCACTGCTCTTTTAGTGACCCCTCGTACGTTTGGGGCCCGTGTGGCTTTGACGGAAGCCCAGTTGAAGCTGTGGCCTGAGGGAGCGGACAAAGAAGGGGTCCCTCCGGCCCTCCTGCCCAGCGTGGAGGCCCTTCCGGCGGGCAGCCGCGCCCACGTCACGTTAGGCTGCTCGGCAGGCGTGGAGGCGGTGCAGACCGGTTTGGATTTGCTGGAGATCCTGGCTCTGCAGAAAGAGGGCAAGGAGGGCACCCAGGTCGAGATGGACTTGGGTACTTTGACCTACCTGAGCGAGGGCCGCTGGTTCCTCGCTCTGAGGGAACCGATCACCGCGGATACCACCTTCACTAGCTTCTCCGACGACAAGCCCACCAGCGACCAGGGCAAAAAGGatggagagaagaaaaagaaaaagtgtacCATTCTGTGA